From Serinicoccus profundi, the proteins below share one genomic window:
- a CDS encoding glycosyltransferase family 4 protein, translating into MRIALFTEVFLPKVDGVVTRITRTLDQLTDLGHEALVFAPGEPPTHYGPHRVVKVRSVSFQPWYPEIMVGLPTARIAREMQAYHPDIVHAVNPVWLAAYGVISARRRNLPLLASFHTDVPSYTTRLGNGLSVLRAPSQAWITGMHNLAEVNLCTSMQMVQRAREVGIREVDLWPKAVDTVGYHPSKRSAQMRDRLSGGHPDAPLVLYVGRLSREKDLDQLLEPIRALAPEGVRLAFVGSGPAREELETMFAGTPTVFTGYLAGEDLASAYASADAFAFPSTTETLGLVALESMASEVPVVGARAGGIPFVIEDGVTGFLVEPGDTTGYADRLRRLLLEPGLKQRMGAAARADALTHSWRASTESLVESYELAVERHAGRRPVPKPLRARAHRDLPPPG; encoded by the coding sequence ATGCGCATCGCGCTCTTCACCGAGGTCTTCCTGCCCAAGGTCGACGGGGTCGTCACCCGCATCACCCGCACCCTGGACCAGCTGACCGACCTCGGCCACGAGGCGCTCGTCTTCGCGCCCGGTGAGCCGCCGACGCACTACGGCCCGCACCGTGTCGTCAAGGTGCGCTCGGTGTCCTTCCAACCGTGGTACCCCGAGATCATGGTCGGGCTGCCGACGGCCCGGATCGCCCGCGAGATGCAGGCCTACCACCCCGACATCGTGCACGCGGTCAACCCCGTGTGGCTGGCGGCCTACGGCGTGATCTCGGCCCGACGGCGCAACCTGCCGCTGCTCGCGAGCTTCCACACCGACGTCCCGTCCTACACGACGCGGCTCGGCAACGGTCTGTCCGTGCTGCGCGCGCCCTCGCAGGCGTGGATCACCGGGATGCACAACCTCGCCGAGGTCAACCTGTGCACCTCGATGCAGATGGTGCAGCGGGCCCGCGAGGTCGGCATCCGCGAGGTCGACCTGTGGCCCAAGGCCGTCGACACCGTCGGCTACCACCCCTCCAAGCGCAGCGCGCAGATGCGCGACCGGCTCAGCGGTGGGCACCCGGACGCCCCGCTCGTGCTCTACGTCGGGCGGCTGTCGCGGGAGAAGGACCTCGACCAGCTGCTGGAGCCGATCCGCGCGCTCGCTCCTGAGGGGGTGCGGCTCGCGTTCGTCGGGTCCGGGCCGGCGCGGGAGGAGCTGGAGACGATGTTCGCCGGCACGCCGACCGTCTTCACCGGCTACCTCGCCGGGGAGGACCTCGCTTCGGCCTACGCCAGCGCGGACGCCTTCGCCTTCCCCTCGACGACGGAGACGCTCGGGCTCGTCGCGCTGGAATCGATGGCCAGTGAGGTGCCGGTCGTGGGCGCCCGGGCCGGCGGCATACCGTTCGTCATCGAGGACGGCGTCACCGGCTTCCTCGTGGAGCCGGGCGACACGACGGGGTATGCGGACCGCCTGCGCCGGCTGCTCCTGGAGCCGGGGCTCAAGCAGCGCATGGGCGCCGCGGCCCGGGCGGACGCGCTGACGCACTCGTGGCGGGCCTCGACCGAGTCGCTCGTGGAGTCCTACGAGCTCGCGGTCGAGCGGCACGCCGGCCGCCGCCCGGTGCCCAAGCCGCTGCGTGCCCGGGCGCACCGCGACCTCCCGCCCCCAGGGTAG
- a CDS encoding NAD-dependent epimerase/dehydratase family protein gives MKIAVLGGDGFCGWPAALHLSDLGHDVVIVDNLIRRRIDEELGASSLTPIASPQERLDAWAEVGGRPMEFVELDLAQDYDGLLAFLVSARPDAVVHFAEQRSAPYSMKSPGHKRYTVDNNTNATHNVLCALVESGLDAHLVHLGTMGVYGYGTAGMAIPEGYLDVEIAGDDGTRVEQQILYPTNPGSIYHMTKCLDQQLFAYYAKNDALRITDLHQGIIWGTHTEQTVRDERLINRFDYDGDYGTVLNRFLMQAAVGYPLTVHGTGGQTRAFIHIRDMVRCVQIALENPPTAGDRVKIFNQMTQTHRVRDLAELVARISDAEVELVPNPRHEAAENELHVHNETFLDLGLEPTLLEEGLLMEVEDVARRYADRADLEKIPCTSTWTRAQQAGVPASRGSSVERTA, from the coding sequence GTGAAGATCGCTGTGCTCGGCGGTGACGGTTTCTGCGGCTGGCCCGCGGCGCTGCACCTGTCGGACCTCGGCCACGACGTGGTCATCGTCGACAATCTCATCCGGCGGCGGATCGACGAGGAGCTCGGGGCCTCCTCGCTCACCCCGATCGCGAGCCCGCAGGAGCGCCTCGACGCGTGGGCCGAGGTCGGCGGCCGACCGATGGAGTTCGTCGAGCTGGACCTCGCGCAGGACTACGACGGCCTGCTCGCCTTCCTGGTGTCCGCGCGGCCGGACGCCGTCGTGCACTTCGCCGAGCAGCGCTCCGCGCCCTACTCGATGAAGTCGCCGGGGCACAAGCGCTACACCGTCGACAACAACACCAACGCGACCCACAACGTGCTGTGCGCGCTCGTCGAGAGCGGGCTCGACGCGCACCTGGTCCACCTCGGCACCATGGGCGTCTACGGCTACGGCACGGCCGGTATGGCGATCCCCGAGGGCTACCTCGACGTCGAGATCGCCGGGGACGACGGCACGCGGGTGGAGCAGCAGATCCTCTACCCCACCAACCCGGGGTCGATCTACCACATGACGAAGTGCCTGGACCAGCAGCTCTTCGCCTACTACGCCAAGAACGACGCGCTGCGGATCACCGACCTGCACCAGGGCATCATCTGGGGCACCCACACGGAGCAGACGGTGCGCGACGAGCGGCTCATCAACCGCTTCGACTACGACGGCGACTACGGCACGGTGCTCAACCGCTTCCTCATGCAGGCGGCGGTCGGCTACCCGCTCACCGTGCACGGCACCGGCGGCCAGACCCGCGCCTTCATCCACATCCGCGACATGGTCCGCTGCGTGCAGATCGCCCTGGAGAACCCGCCCACCGCCGGTGACCGGGTCAAGATCTTCAACCAGATGACGCAGACCCACCGGGTGCGCGACCTCGCCGAGCTCGTCGCCCGGATCAGCGACGCCGAGGTCGAGCTGGTCCCCAACCCGCGCCACGAGGCGGCCGAGAACGAGCTGCACGTGCACAACGAGACCTTCCTCGACCTCGGGCTCGAGCCGACGCTGCTCGAGGAGGGCCTGCTCATGGAGGTCGAGGACGTCGCCCGGCGCTACGCCGACCGGGCCGACCTCGAGAAGATCCCCTGCACGTCCACCTGGACCCGCGCCCAGCAGGCCGGCGTGCCCGCCTCCCGCGGCTCTTCCGTCGAACGCACGGCCTGA
- a CDS encoding S1C family serine protease: protein MTTPQHDPQDLASGRQHPTPGYPAGTTGPQRDGDPTGPVPTDATAPVPAQTSTVAAPSTPRPRERRRYGDIAVASVLAALLASGGTFAAVELAGDDTSTQSSSAEQGAGEQASGDARGTTVSLTGEQDWASIAEAVTPSTVSISVAGMGGEGSGSGVVWDDQGHIVTNAHVVEGAQQVQVMVPGGRSYPADVVGSDPSSDLAVLQLETVPDDLTPIAVGDDSALGVGDPVMAVGNPLGLSGTVTTGIVSALDRPVTTQGSNGNPADPNAAVYTNAIQTSAAINPGNSGGALVNAAGELVGINSSIASLSSGATGQSGSIGIGFAIPSGKVQLIADQLIETGTATHAFLGVGLDDAQAEVDGAVLTGAAVTQVETGSPADGAGLQSGDLIVGIDDEQITSATALIGQVRERGAGDEARVAYIRDGERAEVTVTLTTRPDEEG from the coding sequence CCCCACCGATGCGACCGCGCCCGTGCCCGCGCAGACCTCCACCGTGGCTGCACCGTCCACGCCCCGCCCCCGCGAGCGCCGACGCTACGGCGACATCGCCGTGGCCAGCGTGCTCGCGGCGCTGCTCGCCTCCGGCGGCACCTTCGCCGCGGTGGAGCTCGCCGGTGACGACACCAGCACGCAGAGCTCCAGCGCCGAGCAGGGTGCGGGCGAGCAGGCCAGCGGCGACGCCCGCGGCACCACCGTGTCCCTCACCGGCGAGCAGGACTGGGCCTCCATCGCCGAGGCCGTCACGCCGAGCACCGTCTCCATCTCGGTGGCCGGGATGGGCGGGGAGGGCTCCGGCTCCGGCGTCGTCTGGGACGACCAGGGGCACATCGTCACCAACGCGCACGTCGTGGAGGGGGCCCAGCAGGTGCAGGTCATGGTGCCCGGCGGACGGTCCTACCCCGCCGACGTCGTGGGCTCCGACCCCTCCAGCGACCTGGCCGTCCTGCAGCTGGAGACGGTGCCCGACGACCTCACCCCGATCGCGGTCGGGGACGACTCGGCGCTGGGCGTCGGCGACCCGGTGATGGCGGTCGGCAACCCCCTGGGCCTGTCCGGCACGGTGACCACCGGCATCGTCAGCGCCCTGGACCGACCGGTCACCACTCAGGGATCCAACGGCAACCCGGCCGACCCCAACGCCGCGGTCTACACCAACGCCATCCAGACCTCGGCCGCCATCAATCCCGGCAACTCCGGCGGTGCGCTCGTCAACGCCGCGGGCGAGCTCGTCGGCATCAACTCCTCCATCGCCTCGCTCTCCTCCGGCGCCACCGGGCAGAGCGGCTCGATCGGCATCGGCTTCGCCATCCCCTCGGGCAAGGTGCAGCTCATCGCCGACCAGCTCATCGAGACCGGCACCGCGACCCACGCCTTCCTCGGGGTGGGCCTCGATGACGCGCAGGCCGAGGTGGACGGTGCCGTGCTCACCGGGGCCGCGGTCACCCAGGTCGAGACCGGCTCGCCCGCCGACGGGGCCGGCCTGCAGTCCGGCGACCTCATCGTCGGCATCGACGACGAGCAGATCACCAGCGCCACCGCCCTCATCGGCCAGGTCCGCGAGCGCGGCGCCGGTGACGAGGCCCGCGTCGCCTACATCCGTGACGGCGAGCGCGCCGAGGTCACGGTCACCCTCACCACCCGGCCGGACGAGGAGGGCTGA
- a CDS encoding ABC-F family ATP-binding cassette domain-containing protein, with the protein MGHVEIAGVGFHLPDGRPLLHDVSLRVGEGARVALVGPNGSGKTTLLRIVADQLRPHEGSISRGGGLGVMAQFIGTMGRDVAPGESAPTVRDLLVSVAPPRIRAAAQALEATELAMMEVDDEPAQLAYAQALADWADVGGYEQETAWDVCTVAALGMPFERAQWRSTQALSGGEQKRLALEALLRGPDEVLLLDEPDNYLDVPAKRWLEEALRASPKTVLLVSHDRELLAQVATRVATLEPGGAGSTLWVHPGSFTTWHQARQQRNDRLEEARRRWDEEHAKLRDLMLRYKAKAAYNADMASQYHAAQTRLRRFEEAGPPEVVAQEQRVTMRLRGGRTAKRAVICEGLELTGLMRPVDLEVWYGDRVAVLGSNGSGKSHFLRLLAAGGSDPETEHRPVGDVVPAPVAHTGVARLGARVRPGWFAQTHDHPSLVGRTLLEILHRGDEHRRGLPREEASRVLDRYELARAGEQRFDSLSGGQQARFQILLLELSGATLLLLDEPTDNLDLHSAEALQDGLEAFEGTVLAVTHDRWFASSFDRFVVFGADGTVRESSAPVWDEGRVDRSR; encoded by the coding sequence ATGGGACACGTCGAGATCGCCGGGGTGGGCTTCCACCTGCCCGACGGCCGCCCGCTGCTGCACGACGTCAGCCTGCGCGTCGGCGAGGGTGCGCGGGTGGCTCTCGTCGGGCCCAACGGCAGCGGCAAGACCACGCTGCTGCGGATCGTGGCCGACCAGCTGCGCCCGCACGAGGGCTCGATCTCGCGTGGTGGCGGCCTGGGAGTGATGGCGCAGTTCATCGGGACGATGGGCCGCGACGTCGCTCCGGGGGAGAGCGCGCCGACGGTGCGGGACCTGCTGGTCTCGGTCGCGCCGCCGCGGATCCGCGCCGCGGCGCAGGCGCTGGAGGCGACCGAGCTGGCGATGATGGAGGTCGACGACGAACCCGCCCAGCTCGCCTACGCGCAGGCGCTCGCGGACTGGGCCGATGTCGGCGGCTACGAGCAGGAGACGGCGTGGGACGTCTGCACGGTCGCCGCGCTCGGTATGCCGTTCGAGCGCGCCCAGTGGCGCAGCACCCAGGCCCTGTCCGGCGGGGAGCAGAAGCGGCTGGCGCTGGAGGCGCTGCTGCGCGGGCCGGACGAGGTGCTGCTGCTGGACGAGCCGGACAACTACCTCGACGTGCCGGCCAAGCGCTGGCTGGAGGAGGCGCTGCGGGCCAGCCCCAAGACGGTGTTGCTCGTCAGCCACGACCGCGAGCTGCTGGCGCAGGTGGCGACCCGGGTCGCGACGCTCGAGCCCGGTGGGGCCGGCAGCACGCTGTGGGTGCACCCCGGCAGCTTCACGACCTGGCACCAGGCGCGGCAGCAGCGCAACGACCGGCTGGAGGAAGCACGGCGGCGCTGGGACGAGGAGCACGCCAAGCTGCGCGACCTCATGCTGCGCTACAAGGCCAAGGCGGCCTACAACGCCGACATGGCCAGCCAGTACCACGCCGCCCAGACCCGGTTGCGCCGGTTCGAGGAGGCCGGGCCGCCGGAGGTGGTGGCGCAGGAGCAGCGGGTGACGATGCGGCTGCGGGGCGGGCGCACGGCCAAGCGCGCGGTGATCTGCGAGGGGCTGGAGCTGACCGGGCTGATGAGGCCGGTCGACCTGGAGGTCTGGTACGGCGACCGCGTCGCCGTCCTGGGGTCCAACGGCTCGGGCAAGTCGCACTTCCTGCGGCTGCTGGCCGCGGGCGGCAGCGACCCCGAGACCGAGCACCGCCCGGTCGGCGACGTCGTGCCGGCGCCGGTGGCGCATACTGGCGTGGCCCGGCTCGGCGCACGGGTGCGGCCAGGGTGGTTCGCCCAGACCCACGACCACCCGAGCCTCGTCGGTCGGACCCTGCTGGAGATCCTGCACCGGGGCGATGAGCACCGGCGCGGGCTGCCGCGGGAGGAGGCGTCGCGGGTGCTGGACCGCTACGAGCTGGCCCGGGCCGGTGAGCAGCGCTTCGACTCGCTGTCGGGCGGGCAGCAGGCGCGTTTCCAGATCCTCCTACTGGAGCTGTCCGGCGCGACCCTGCTGCTGCTCGACGAGCCCACGGACAACCTCGACCTGCACTCGGCCGAGGCGCTGCAGGACGGGCTGGAGGCCTTCGAGGGGACGGTCCTGGCGGTCACCCACGACCGCTGGTTCGCCTCCTCCTTCGACCGCTTCGTCGTCTTCGGCGCCGACGGCACGGTCCGCGAGAGCAGCGCCCCGGTCTGGGACGAGGGCCGGGTCGACCGGTCCCGGTGA